In one window of Azotobacter salinestris DNA:
- a CDS encoding FimV/HubP family polar landmark protein — MVRVRKLALAIAAASALSSGVAHALGLGEVTLRSALNQPLVAEIELLEARDIDSEEVIPTLASPEEFNKAGVDRQYFLSDLKFTPIIRPNGKSVIRVTSTKPVREPYLNFLVEVLWPSGRLLREYTLLLDPPLYSSQTAMSAAQKPLTEQQAGVVSRAPAAATVPPAKATRPASPNPEAAGTPAKEYRTATNDTLWKVAERVKTSGTIHQTMLAIQDLNPQAFLDGNINRLVSGQVLRLPDEQQIRRRSPSQALTEVAEQNAAWRERRSRPSVASARQLDATRRTEAGAAPARVETGDSLRLVAADSGKAAAGSDQGADGKAAADKLALAKENLDATQRENVELKSRMDDLQSQLDKLQRLIALKDEQLAKLQANLAQPSKTGEAAAEAAVSASAMQGEPAAVVAPASREPSQPEAASVTAPALKPAGSSSEGASIPAEPVDSVPVQPETASTAPAQTAAVVASSMPPAAESLANKPAVQSVPLQPAPARPAAPQPPRPAVVPEPMGLVDSILSSPLLLPSLGGSAAAALLLGLLVARRRAAKKTDLQDEDDEVAMVDTRLDTGLSRAPIEPTLLDEIPGGRDRDVLSDAEEHIAYGRFREAAELLEAACVAEPKRSDLRLRLMEVHAELGDREGFTRQEKVLREITGTQSQVDHLRMKYPAMAGFATAALSGAALAAGLEALEEKKGLPSVTEEAEPSPPVFAADINLSLGDLEAELERDLQGSTQSNAALSLDDLTLDEALQPPLPAEEPLAEDFSFDLEFSSEATGFDREGDLNLKGLALELDMPDGPASVGGEDPLCLDLGSLEAPIAASGETASSESALLEEGLFDSFELAADGDFSIDSDLVAPKLELPSTDDASADEEASGLMVQLDELGVELEQLAVGLGESDGDMQPATHALGGLEEGEDFDFLVDADEIATKLDLARAYIDMGDTEGARDILEEVLSEGNEAQRQEAREMSARLA; from the coding sequence ATGGTTCGGGTTCGCAAACTGGCACTGGCAATCGCGGCGGCCTCGGCGCTGTCTTCGGGCGTAGCCCATGCATTGGGCCTTGGAGAGGTGACCCTGCGTTCTGCGCTGAATCAGCCCCTGGTTGCCGAAATCGAACTGCTGGAGGCGCGTGATATTGATTCAGAGGAAGTCATCCCGACCCTTGCCTCTCCCGAAGAGTTCAATAAGGCGGGTGTCGATCGTCAATATTTTCTGAGCGATCTGAAGTTCACGCCAATAATCAGACCCAATGGCAAGAGTGTCATTCGGGTGACCTCCACCAAGCCGGTGCGCGAACCCTATCTGAATTTCCTGGTGGAGGTTCTCTGGCCCAGCGGTCGGCTGTTGCGTGAATACACGCTGTTGCTCGATCCGCCGCTGTATTCATCGCAGACGGCCATGTCCGCCGCGCAGAAGCCCTTGACGGAGCAGCAGGCCGGTGTCGTCTCGCGTGCTCCGGCAGCCGCTACAGTACCTCCGGCCAAGGCCACCCGGCCGGCTTCTCCCAACCCGGAGGCTGCCGGCACGCCGGCCAAGGAGTACAGGACCGCCACTAACGATACGTTGTGGAAGGTCGCCGAGCGTGTGAAGACCTCGGGCACCATTCATCAGACCATGCTGGCAATCCAGGATCTGAATCCGCAGGCCTTTCTCGATGGCAACATCAACCGGCTGGTGAGCGGACAGGTATTGCGCCTGCCTGATGAACAGCAGATTCGTCGTCGTTCCCCAAGCCAGGCGCTGACCGAGGTTGCCGAGCAGAACGCAGCCTGGCGCGAGCGTCGCTCCCGTCCGTCCGTCGCCTCGGCTCGACAGTTGGATGCGACTCGCCGCACCGAGGCTGGTGCCGCGCCGGCGCGCGTGGAGACTGGCGACAGCTTGCGTCTGGTCGCTGCCGACAGCGGCAAGGCAGCTGCCGGCAGCGACCAAGGGGCAGATGGCAAGGCTGCTGCCGACAAGCTGGCACTGGCCAAGGAGAATCTCGATGCGACCCAGCGCGAGAATGTCGAGCTGAAGAGCCGCATGGATGATCTGCAGAGCCAGTTGGACAAGTTGCAGCGCCTGATAGCACTGAAGGATGAGCAGTTGGCCAAGCTGCAGGCGAATCTGGCTCAGCCGAGCAAGACTGGCGAAGCCGCTGCCGAGGCTGCTGTCAGTGCGTCCGCAATGCAGGGCGAGCCTGCTGCTGTTGTCGCACCGGCATCCAGGGAGCCCAGCCAGCCGGAAGCCGCGAGTGTCACCGCTCCTGCCCTGAAGCCGGCTGGATCCTCCAGCGAGGGCGCGTCCATTCCGGCAGAGCCGGTAGACTCCGTACCTGTCCAGCCCGAAACCGCCTCGACGGCTCCCGCCCAGACGGCGGCCGTCGTCGCATCCTCCATGCCGCCGGCAGCCGAATCGCTCGCCAATAAGCCGGCAGTGCAGTCTGTCCCGCTGCAGCCTGCACCGGCCAGGCCGGCGGCTCCGCAACCGCCGCGGCCGGCTGTCGTACCGGAGCCGATGGGCCTGGTCGACTCTATCCTGAGCAGTCCGCTGTTGCTCCCGTCGCTGGGGGGAAGTGCCGCGGCAGCGCTGCTGCTTGGCTTGCTGGTTGCTCGTCGGCGCGCCGCGAAGAAAACGGATCTCCAGGATGAGGATGACGAGGTGGCCATGGTCGATACCCGGCTGGATACCGGCTTGTCGCGGGCGCCCATCGAGCCCACTCTGCTGGATGAGATCCCCGGGGGGCGGGATCGGGATGTGCTGAGTGACGCCGAGGAGCATATTGCCTACGGCCGCTTCAGAGAGGCCGCCGAGTTGCTGGAGGCTGCCTGCGTCGCGGAGCCCAAGCGCAGCGACCTGCGCCTGAGGCTGATGGAGGTGCATGCCGAGCTTGGTGATCGTGAAGGTTTCACCCGTCAGGAAAAGGTGCTGCGCGAAATCACTGGCACCCAATCCCAAGTCGATCACCTAAGGATGAAGTACCCGGCCATGGCCGGTTTCGCCACCGCAGCCTTGTCAGGCGCAGCCCTGGCTGCCGGGCTGGAGGCGCTCGAGGAGAAGAAAGGCTTGCCCTCGGTAACGGAAGAGGCCGAGCCGAGTCCCCCCGTCTTTGCTGCCGATATCAATCTAAGCCTGGGTGATCTGGAAGCCGAATTGGAAAGGGATCTTCAGGGCTCCACCCAGAGCAATGCCGCCTTGAGCCTGGATGATCTGACGCTGGACGAAGCGTTACAGCCGCCTCTGCCGGCGGAGGAGCCTTTGGCCGAGGACTTCTCGTTCGATCTGGAGTTCTCCAGTGAGGCTACAGGCTTCGACCGGGAGGGCGATCTGAACCTGAAAGGGCTCGCCTTGGAGCTGGATATGCCGGACGGACCGGCCTCGGTTGGGGGCGAGGATCCTCTCTGCCTGGATCTGGGCAGTCTTGAGGCTCCCATCGCAGCATCGGGCGAGACGGCCTCTTCGGAGAGCGCGCTTCTGGAGGAGGGATTGTTCGACAGCTTCGAGCTGGCTGCTGATGGTGATTTCTCCATCGACTCGGATCTGGTCGCTCCAAAGCTCGAGTTGCCATCGACCGATGATGCATCGGCGGACGAGGAGGCGTCGGGCCTCATGGTCCAGTTGGACGAGCTGGGTGTCGAACTCGAACAACTGGCAGTAGGGCTGGGAGAGAGCGACGGCGACATGCAGCCGGCAACGCATGCGCTGGGCGGCCTGGAGGAGGGCGAAGACTTCGACTTCCTGGTCGATGCGGACGAGATCGCCACCAAGCTGGATCTGGCTCGCGCCTATATCGACATGGGCGACACCGAGGGTGCCCGGGATATTCTTGAAGAAGTATTGAGTGAAGGGAATGAAGCCCAGCGGCAGGAAGCGCGTGAAATGTCTGCCCGTTTAGCCTGA
- the truA gene encoding tRNA pseudouridine(38-40) synthase TruA has product MTEEIVQPAAAEVAAAGFCRVALGLEYRGARYHGFQRQNPRVPSIQSALESALSTVAGGVPLSVVCAGRTDALVHASGQVVHFDTPIERTMHAWTMGANMNLPADISVTWAREMPAHFHARFSAKARRYRYVIYNDPIRPAHMSEEVTWNHRPLDIERMRQAARALVGCHDFSAFRASQCQAKSPIKTIHHLQLIQHGRLIVLDIRANAFLHHMVRNIAGVLMTIGAGERPVEWGQEVLESRQRRKGGVTAHPYGLYLVQVDYPEEFELPQRYLGPHFLSGLPDCRQG; this is encoded by the coding sequence ATGACCGAAGAAATTGTACAGCCAGCGGCAGCCGAAGTGGCTGCCGCTGGCTTTTGCAGGGTGGCTCTCGGGCTCGAGTACCGGGGCGCTCGCTATCATGGTTTCCAGCGCCAGAATCCCAGGGTACCCTCGATACAGTCGGCGCTCGAGTCGGCCTTGTCCACGGTTGCCGGTGGTGTTCCGCTGAGTGTGGTATGTGCCGGGCGTACCGATGCCCTGGTGCATGCCAGTGGACAGGTTGTGCATTTCGATACTCCCATCGAGCGCACCATGCACGCCTGGACCATGGGCGCCAACATGAACCTGCCTGCAGATATCAGCGTTACCTGGGCCCGGGAAATGCCGGCGCATTTCCATGCGCGCTTCAGCGCAAAGGCCCGGCGTTATCGCTATGTCATCTACAACGACCCGATCCGTCCGGCACACATGTCCGAGGAGGTCACCTGGAATCACCGGCCGCTCGATATCGAGCGCATGCGTCAGGCTGCCCGGGCGCTGGTCGGCTGCCATGATTTCAGCGCCTTTCGCGCCAGCCAATGCCAGGCCAAGTCGCCGATCAAGACGATTCATCACCTTCAGTTGATCCAGCATGGCCGCTTGATCGTGCTGGACATTCGGGCCAATGCCTTTCTGCATCACATGGTGCGCAACATCGCGGGCGTGCTGATGACCATAGGGGCCGGCGAGCGTCCCGTCGAATGGGGGCAGGAGGTGCTGGAGAGCCGCCAGCGTCGCAAGGGAGGAGTGACGGCGCATCCCTATGGCTTGTATCTGGTACAGGTCGACTATCCGGAGGAGTTCGAGCTGCCGCAGCGCTACCTGGGGCCGCATTTTCTATCGGGCCTGCCGGATTGTCGGCAAGGCTGA
- a CDS encoding aspartate-semialdehyde dehydrogenase — protein MSSVIDIAVVGATGTVGTALVEILEERGFPVGQLHLLASAASAGKSVSFRERNLRVGNVEAFDFGRVRLVFFAAGEAVTRQYASQARAAGCALIDLSGGLPLRQAPRVVAEINPHVLQGLEAPWQLSSPASPAVAMVLALAPLRPLVQWRHLGVTACLPVSSLGRAGVAELARQTTELLNGRPLEPRLFDRQIAFNLLGRVGETDAAGHARLERRLVEELRQVLEVPELKVAVTCVMAPVFFGDSLSLAVQASQAIDLPAVQAALQQAPGLELIEPDDCPTVIGDAVGQDVAYVGRVRTGVDDACELNLWITSDNVRKGSALNAVQLAELLIKQGL, from the coding sequence ATGAGTTCAGTCATCGATATCGCCGTAGTCGGTGCCACGGGCACCGTCGGCACAGCGCTCGTCGAAATTCTCGAAGAGCGCGGCTTCCCGGTCGGCCAACTGCACCTGCTGGCCAGTGCGGCTTCCGCAGGCAAGTCGGTATCCTTCAGGGAGCGGAATCTGCGGGTCGGGAATGTCGAAGCCTTCGATTTCGGCCGGGTGCGCCTGGTCTTCTTCGCTGCCGGCGAGGCCGTGACCCGGCAATATGCGTCACAGGCCCGGGCCGCCGGCTGTGCGCTGATCGACCTGAGCGGTGGCCTGCCGCTGCGGCAGGCGCCTCGGGTGGTGGCAGAGATCAATCCCCATGTGCTGCAGGGGCTCGAGGCTCCTTGGCAGTTGAGCAGTCCGGCCTCCCCGGCGGTCGCTATGGTGCTGGCGCTGGCACCGTTGCGCCCGCTTGTACAGTGGCGGCATCTGGGGGTGACGGCCTGTCTGCCGGTGTCCAGCCTTGGTCGCGCGGGAGTGGCGGAGTTGGCCAGACAGACCACTGAATTGCTCAATGGGCGTCCGCTCGAGCCACGCCTCTTCGACCGGCAGATCGCTTTCAATCTGCTGGGCAGGGTCGGCGAGACCGATGCGGCAGGGCATGCCAGACTGGAGAGACGTTTGGTCGAGGAGCTGAGGCAGGTTCTGGAGGTGCCGGAGCTGAAGGTTGCCGTCACCTGCGTGATGGCGCCGGTATTCTTCGGTGACAGCCTGAGCCTTGCCGTTCAGGCGTCGCAGGCGATCGACCTGCCTGCCGTGCAGGCTGCTCTGCAGCAGGCACCGGGCCTTGAACTGATCGAGCCGGACGATTGTCCGACGGTGATCGGAGATGCGGTCGGACAGGATGTTGCCTATGTCGGTCGAGTGCGCACTGGAGTGGATGACGCATGCGAACTCAATTTGTGGATTACGTCAGATAACGTGCGGAAAGGCTCCGCACTTAATGCCGTGCAACTGGCCGAGTTATTGATAAAACAGGGTCTCTAA